A single genomic interval of Deltaproteobacteria bacterium harbors:
- the truB gene encoding tRNA pseudouridine(55) synthase TruB produces the protein MPQKNISSMGAGAPFEGILVVDKPAGWTSHDVVAKCRGVIGIRKIGHAGTLDPEATGLLPLCVGRATRIVEYLMDLPKSYAVRMKLGVETDTEDAAGQVIAEHDLAEITESAVRLCLQRYRGEREQVPPMFSALKQGGKRLYQYARAGKVVERKPRKVIFYEIADLVFDLPFLTFRVRCSRGTYVRSLCRDLGRDLGVGGHLTALRRTESAGFVEADAVPLSRLLEMDRRKIPGLLFPIDRPLAGMPRLTVRPDGERRISRGRMLSDEDLQAGEAERIVAGRVRVYGPNDRFLAIGECEFTPAGHLRVIPKKVFCLPS, from the coding sequence ATGCCGCAAAAAAACATATCATCCATGGGAGCAGGGGCGCCGTTCGAAGGGATACTCGTGGTGGATAAACCGGCCGGCTGGACCTCTCACGACGTGGTGGCCAAATGCCGGGGGGTGATCGGGATCCGGAAGATCGGCCATGCGGGGACGCTGGATCCTGAGGCGACGGGGCTTCTTCCTCTCTGTGTCGGCCGGGCCACCCGGATTGTCGAATACCTGATGGATCTACCGAAGAGCTATGCGGTTCGGATGAAATTAGGCGTGGAGACCGACACGGAAGATGCCGCCGGGCAGGTGATTGCCGAACACGATCTTGCCGAGATTACGGAATCTGCGGTTCGCCTCTGCCTGCAACGTTATCGCGGGGAACGGGAACAGGTTCCTCCCATGTTTTCCGCCCTCAAGCAGGGAGGGAAACGGCTCTACCAGTATGCCCGGGCAGGGAAGGTCGTGGAACGGAAACCGCGCAAGGTGATCTTCTATGAAATTGCCGATCTTGTTTTTGATCTTCCTTTTTTAACCTTTCGTGTTCGCTGTTCCCGGGGGACCTACGTCCGATCCCTCTGCCGGGACCTCGGACGGGATCTCGGGGTGGGGGGACATCTGACGGCCCTCCGAAGGACGGAGAGCGCCGGTTTTGTCGAGGCCGATGCCGTTCCGCTGAGTCGTCTGCTGGAGATGGATCGACGGAAAATCCCGGGATTGCTGTTTCCGATCGACCGCCCTCTCGCCGGGATGCCGCGCCTGACCGTCCGACCGGATGGTGAGCGCAGGATCTCCCGGGGACGGATGTTGTCGGACGAGGACTTGCAGGCGGGGGAGGCGGAAAGGATCGTCGCCGGACGGGTGCGGGTCTATGGTCCGAACGATCGGTTTCTGGCGATCGGGGAATGCGAATTTACCCCCGCAGGTCATTTGCGGGTGATCCCGAAAAAGGTCTTCTGCCTGCCGTCATAA
- the dut gene encoding dUTP diphosphatase gives MKKIRVPVCKSEACNDLPYPAYMTAQAAGMDLYASVEQEEILPPGGRVRIPTGIFIALPSGVEAQIRARSGLAFKHGIGLVNGPGTIDADYRGEIGVLLVNHGSDPFPIHRGDRIAQMVIAPVLQAEWEAVKTLPESERSDGGFGHTGHAAESPMRIPIKKEEIEEKAKKIGWIFLDVDGVLTDGRITYDSRGDELKTFYARDGHGIKLAQRVGIRFALITGRESRIVNRRAAELGIREVHQGSLRKLDAYHEITGRLKLSDEEISYVGDDLIDLPVMRRVGLSAAVADADPETRDQADLILTQPGGRGAVREFIELILKARNKWVEATKRYYP, from the coding sequence ATGAAAAAGATACGTGTTCCCGTCTGCAAAAGTGAAGCGTGCAACGATCTTCCCTATCCGGCCTACATGACCGCCCAGGCCGCGGGAATGGACTTGTACGCATCGGTGGAGCAGGAGGAGATTCTCCCGCCCGGGGGGCGTGTAAGGATTCCCACGGGGATCTTCATTGCACTGCCTTCCGGTGTGGAGGCCCAGATCCGCGCACGAAGCGGGTTGGCCTTTAAACACGGGATCGGTCTCGTCAATGGTCCCGGAACGATCGATGCCGACTATCGGGGGGAGATCGGGGTCCTGTTGGTTAATCACGGTTCCGACCCCTTTCCGATTCACCGGGGCGACCGGATTGCACAGATGGTCATTGCTCCCGTACTCCAGGCTGAATGGGAGGCCGTGAAAACACTGCCCGAATCGGAGCGCTCCGACGGCGGGTTCGGACATACGGGGCATGCTGCCGAATCCCCCATGCGGATCCCCATCAAAAAGGAAGAGATTGAAGAGAAGGCAAAAAAAATCGGATGGATCTTTCTCGATGTAGACGGCGTGCTCACCGATGGCCGGATTACCTATGACAGCCGGGGAGATGAACTCAAGACCTTTTACGCCCGGGACGGTCACGGGATCAAACTGGCGCAACGCGTCGGGATCCGTTTTGCCCTGATCACCGGCCGGGAATCCCGGATCGTCAATCGTCGTGCGGCCGAGCTGGGGATCCGGGAGGTCCACCAGGGATCACTCCGGAAGCTTGACGCTTATCATGAGATCACCGGGCGTCTCAAACTCTCCGATGAAGAAATTTCCTATGTCGGTGACGACCTGATCGACCTTCCGGTCATGCGGCGGGTTGGTCTTTCCGCCGCTGTCGCCGATGCAGACCCGGAAACCCGTGACCAGGCGGACCTCATTCTTACCCAACCCGGCGGCCGGGGCGCCGTCAGGGAATTCATCGAACTCATCCTCAAGGCCCGGAACAAGTGGGTCGAAGCGACGAAACGCTATTATCCCTGA
- a CDS encoding insulinase family protein, with translation MKNKTQQGLFRKTVLPNGLTVLTEKMPHVRSVCIGIWVPTGSRFETKEKNGISHFLEHMFFKGTEKRSALDIAMEVDSLGGEMNAFTSREQTTYYIKVLDTHLRLALDILTDIFLHSTLDAKELERERQVILEEIRMQEDQPEDLVHDVMNEMIWPDQALGFPVAGREENVIALNREDLVAYVREMYNREKLVISCAGNIEHEKFVADIAEYFKDFSSMEKARVPVPPRFVPGMKVLTRELEQVHLCLSLPGVAQADPDRFAFYILNTLLGANMSSRLFQEVREKRGLAYSVYSYLSSYRDGGNLTIYTGANRDRIREVLEVIRVELDRIARHPVTAKELHRAKEYMKGGLMLSLESSSSVMSRIAKQEISLEGYQSVDEIVRQVEAVTADRIREIAAKCFQKDRIALAAIGPVEEKDLLQ, from the coding sequence ATGAAAAATAAAACACAGCAGGGGTTGTTTCGGAAGACCGTTCTGCCGAACGGTCTGACCGTGCTGACCGAAAAGATGCCCCATGTCCGCTCGGTCTGCATCGGTATCTGGGTCCCGACGGGAAGTCGTTTCGAGACAAAGGAGAAAAACGGGATCTCCCACTTCCTGGAGCATATGTTCTTCAAGGGAACGGAGAAACGGAGTGCCCTGGATATAGCGATGGAAGTCGATTCCCTGGGAGGGGAGATGAATGCCTTTACCTCCAGGGAACAGACCACCTACTACATCAAGGTTCTCGATACGCACCTCCGGCTGGCCCTGGATATCTTGACCGATATTTTCCTGCATTCCACACTGGATGCGAAGGAACTCGAGAGGGAACGACAGGTTATCCTCGAAGAGATCCGGATGCAGGAGGACCAGCCGGAAGATCTGGTCCATGACGTGATGAATGAGATGATCTGGCCGGATCAGGCCCTCGGTTTTCCTGTGGCCGGCCGGGAAGAGAATGTGATTGCACTGAACCGGGAGGATCTGGTCGCATACGTCCGGGAGATGTACAACCGTGAGAAACTGGTGATCTCCTGTGCGGGCAACATCGAGCATGAAAAATTCGTCGCGGATATCGCCGAATATTTCAAGGACTTTTCTTCTATGGAAAAGGCTCGGGTCCCGGTTCCTCCCCGTTTTGTGCCGGGCATGAAAGTTCTGACCCGTGAACTTGAACAGGTTCACCTCTGCCTCTCCCTGCCCGGTGTTGCTCAAGCCGATCCGGATCGCTTCGCATTTTATATTCTGAATACACTCTTGGGCGCCAACATGAGTTCCCGTCTTTTTCAGGAGGTTCGGGAGAAGAGGGGGTTGGCCTATTCCGTCTATTCTTACCTGTCGAGTTACCGGGATGGGGGGAATCTGACCATCTATACCGGGGCCAACCGCGACCGTATCCGGGAGGTTCTTGAAGTGATCCGCGTGGAACTGGACCGGATTGCTCGGCACCCCGTTACGGCGAAGGAGTTGCACCGTGCCAAGGAATATATGAAAGGCGGGCTCATGCTCAGCCTTGAAAGCTCCTCCAGTGTGATGAGCCGGATCGCCAAGCAGGAAATCTCACTGGAGGGTTATCAGAGTGTGGATGAGATTGTCCGGCAGGTTGAAGCCGTGACAGCGGACCGCATCCGGGAGATTGCGGCAAAATGCTTTCAGAAAGACAGGATCGCTCTGGCAGCGATCGGCCCCGTTGAGGAGAAGGACCTGCTTCAATGA
- the pnp gene encoding polyribonucleotide nucleotidyltransferase, with the protein MKQTVEIEVGGRPLIIETGNVAKQANGAVMMTYGETVVLVTAVSATTAREGTDFLPLTVNYQEKFYAAGKIPGGFFKREGRPTNMDTLTSRLIDRPLRPLFPDNYFFETQIIATVLSADDENCPDTLALTGASAALAISDIPFAGPVAGVRVGRVDGELIVNPTFAQLEESDLNLTVAGTREAVTMVEAGADELSEENMIEAIEFAHREIVRIVEIQEELQSKIAPVKRVVEAPAPTEEERKLEEEIRAVATEKIRAVNTVPEKHDRQHALDAVVDEIVAQFGDEEGNRRGFIREVCEEIEKEDLRRLILKEKKRVDGRALNEVRPITCEIGFLPRVHGSALFTRGETQAIVTTTLGTSSDEQRIDALQGESTKRFLLHYNFPPYSVGEAKFLRGPGRREIGHGALAERALVSQIPDDERFPYTLRVVSEVTESNGSSSMATVCGGTLSLMDAGVPLRAPVSGIAMGLIKEGDEVAILSDILGVEDHLGDMDFKVTGTSKGITALQMDIKIAGVNREILTRALAQAKEGRAFILNKMLESIQSPRKEISPHAPRITTIKIHPDKIRDVIGPGGKMIRSIVERTGAKIDVEDDGSIKIATVDSEASAKAIKIIEDLTQEAKVGKLYMGTVRKIMDFGAFVEIFPGTDGLVHISQLAEHRVNKVQDILKEGDQVMVKVLEIDRQGKIRLSRKEAMQDQKGK; encoded by the coding sequence ATGAAACAGACTGTTGAGATTGAAGTCGGGGGCAGACCCCTTATCATAGAGACGGGCAACGTGGCCAAACAGGCCAATGGTGCCGTCATGATGACCTACGGAGAGACGGTAGTGTTGGTGACCGCCGTATCCGCAACGACCGCGCGGGAAGGGACCGATTTTCTCCCCCTGACCGTAAATTATCAGGAAAAATTCTACGCCGCCGGAAAGATCCCCGGGGGCTTTTTCAAACGGGAAGGGCGGCCCACCAACATGGATACGCTGACTTCCCGATTGATTGATCGTCCGCTTCGTCCTCTCTTTCCGGACAACTACTTCTTTGAAACCCAGATCATTGCAACGGTTCTTTCCGCCGATGATGAGAATTGTCCCGATACCCTGGCCCTGACCGGGGCTTCAGCCGCCCTGGCGATTTCCGACATCCCTTTTGCCGGACCCGTCGCCGGTGTTCGTGTCGGCCGGGTCGATGGAGAACTGATCGTCAACCCGACATTTGCGCAGTTGGAGGAGAGTGACCTGAATCTGACCGTCGCCGGGACTCGGGAAGCCGTGACCATGGTGGAAGCGGGGGCCGATGAGCTGTCCGAAGAGAACATGATCGAGGCGATCGAATTCGCACACCGGGAGATCGTCCGGATTGTGGAGATCCAGGAGGAACTGCAAAGCAAGATTGCGCCGGTCAAGCGGGTTGTGGAGGCGCCTGCCCCGACGGAAGAGGAAAGGAAACTTGAGGAAGAGATCCGGGCCGTTGCCACGGAAAAGATTCGTGCCGTGAATACAGTACCGGAAAAACATGACCGGCAACATGCCTTGGACGCGGTCGTCGATGAGATTGTTGCGCAATTTGGTGATGAAGAGGGAAACCGCAGGGGGTTTATCCGGGAGGTCTGCGAGGAGATCGAAAAGGAAGATCTCCGGCGGCTGATCCTCAAAGAGAAAAAGCGTGTCGATGGACGTGCTCTGAACGAAGTACGTCCGATCACCTGCGAAATCGGTTTTCTGCCCCGCGTCCACGGCTCGGCTCTTTTTACGCGGGGAGAGACACAGGCGATTGTGACCACAACACTGGGGACTTCTTCGGATGAGCAACGAATCGATGCCCTTCAGGGGGAATCGACCAAACGGTTTCTGCTTCATTACAATTTCCCGCCTTACAGTGTGGGGGAGGCAAAATTTCTCCGGGGGCCCGGTCGTCGTGAAATCGGCCACGGGGCGTTGGCGGAACGGGCTCTTGTTTCACAGATCCCTGATGACGAACGTTTCCCCTATACCCTGCGGGTGGTGTCGGAGGTGACCGAATCGAACGGTTCCTCTTCCATGGCGACGGTTTGCGGCGGGACGCTCTCTTTGATGGATGCCGGCGTGCCGCTTCGTGCACCGGTCTCCGGGATTGCCATGGGCCTGATCAAGGAAGGGGACGAGGTGGCCATCCTTTCCGATATTCTCGGGGTGGAAGATCACCTCGGAGATATGGATTTTAAGGTGACCGGCACCTCAAAAGGGATTACCGCTCTCCAGATGGACATCAAGATCGCCGGTGTGAATCGGGAGATCCTGACGCGTGCGTTGGCCCAGGCGAAGGAAGGGCGTGCCTTTATTCTCAACAAGATGCTGGAGTCGATCCAGTCGCCCCGGAAAGAGATCTCCCCGCATGCGCCGCGGATCACCACGATTAAGATCCATCCCGACAAAATCCGGGATGTCATCGGACCCGGGGGAAAGATGATCCGGAGTATTGTGGAACGGACCGGCGCCAAGATTGACGTAGAGGATGACGGCAGTATCAAGATCGCCACGGTCGATTCCGAGGCCAGCGCAAAAGCGATCAAGATTATTGAGGATTTAACCCAGGAAGCGAAGGTCGGGAAACTCTATATGGGGACGGTACGGAAGATCATGGATTTCGGTGCCTTTGTGGAGATCTTTCCCGGTACCGACGGCCTGGTGCATATCTCGCAATTAGCCGAACACCGTGTGAACAAGGTCCAGGACATCCTCAAGGAAGGGGACCAGGTCATGGTCAAGGTGCTGGAAATCGACCGGCAGGGGAAGATCCGGTTGAGCCGGAAAGAGGCGATGCAGGATCAGAAAGGTAAATAG
- the rpsO gene encoding 30S ribosomal protein S15 — MTLVKEDKKEIIDDYKRHDNDTGSPEVQIAIISERIKYLTEHFKTHKKDHHSRRGLLKLVGKRRRLLDYLIKKDISRYRQVISRLGIRR; from the coding sequence ATGACTTTAGTCAAAGAAGACAAGAAGGAGATTATCGACGATTACAAGCGTCACGACAACGACACCGGTTCGCCCGAAGTTCAGATTGCAATCATCTCGGAACGGATCAAGTATCTCACGGAGCATTTTAAAACCCATAAGAAAGATCATCACTCCCGGCGCGGTTTGCTGAAACTGGTCGGGAAACGACGAAGACTTCTCGATTATCTGATCAAGAAAGATATCAGCCGTTATCGTCAAGTCATCAGCCGGCTCGGTATCCGTCGGTAA